The stretch of DNA CCGACAAAGACATCACAGATAGAATAATAGGAAGACATATTGAGCGTATTTCCCAGCAAATGAATGAATTTGCCCTTCATTTCTTTATGGATCACATCAACCAGCGATTTAATACCCTCACTATGCCGCCCTTCGCCGGTCACGAGGAGGTTTAGGTTAGGGTAGTGTTCGACCTTTAACCGTCTACATGCTTCTATAATGTCTCTGCAAATATCCGCTTTTTCCCAAGACAATCTGCCGGCGTACATAATAACGGGCGCGCCCTTTGGAATTCCCAGTTCTTCGCGCAAGTCACTCTGAATAAGGGAGCGGTAATTGAACTGCACGGTATCAATTCCGTTAGGAATCAATTGGACCGGCATCTCTTTGACCGGCAGTTGTTTCACTATGGATGGGCTCACGCAGACGACCGCCGCGCTGCTTCTAATCAGCTCGATTTCATGGAATGTAAATGGGAGTAACATGTGGAGCGTCCATAAGCGGGGGATGCATAATTGATCTGCGGCTTTTGCAGCAAAAGAACCGGAAGGGATTTGATGAATGTGAACGACTGTAATTCCTTCCGTATTCATGATTTGTTTTAATTGGGAGATAATTTTCTGCTCATCGGCATCATTGACTATATGTTCGTTAGTGACGAAGTTAATCTCATATACGGGACAGCCTAATGCGGCGAATGCATCACACATTTCTCCACGTTTCCCGGCTACAACGACGTGAATACCGTTTCTAAGCAGTTCCCGTACGCATGTCAGAACGTGTGTTTCGGTTCCGCCGATATTAAATTGGTCCAGCACCATTAAAATGCGCAGGTCACTAACTGAATATCGCGTTTCCATGCTGTAATTCGATTCTTCTTTATTAAACCAGACCACTTGCTTGGGAGGTTGAGCGTTCACGACGTATTGTACAATCGGCTTTTGGGTGTACATGCGTTTCCTAACCGTGCGTTTCTTGCTGCGGTCCTCTGCCTTTTTTTTCAACCTGCTTCAACTCCTTATTCTGAATAAAATTCACGGGAACGCTGGGCCGGATGAGAGCGGTAATAATACAGGGTCTCCCGCAGGTTCTCGACCCGGATGCCATGAGAAACGCACTTGGCAATAAACTCATAATCCTCGGCCCCATTCATGTTCCGGGAAAGTCCTCCCAAGCGATCGAATACACTGCCTCGAAACAAAATGGTCGGATGAGAGACGCAATGCTCTCCTATCGCATATCTCTTAGGGATATCCTCACCATAACTTAGCCAATTCGACGGGGTTTGTTTTAACATGTCGCTTTCTTCAAAAGCCATATAGTTCGTGCCGACCAAACTGATCTGCGGGTGGTTCATCAGAAACTCGACCTGCTTACTAATCCTGTCCGGATGGGAGTAGTCATCCGCATCGTGAATTGCGATATATTCGCCGCTGGCCATAAACAGCCCTGTTGTCAGAGAACCGGAGAATCCTACATTTCGAGGCAGCTGAAGCAAAGTGAAGCGGGGGAATCGCCGGCGGGCCTGCCATAACAAGGTACGATCGGCAGATCTGTCCGTCGATGCATCATCCACAATAATGATTTCTATGTTTGGGTAGGTTTGCTCGTATAAATGATCCAGACAATCCTCAATGTAAGATTCTGTGTTAAAGCACGGGATCACGATGCTTACAAGCTGGTCAATTCGTGCAAGCGACACAGGTCAACCCCTCCATTCCAATAATCATGTCCTTTCACCATATGATCTGAAGAAAACAGTTGAAAGGGATAACCGTATATTTTCTCAAAATTGTATGGTGAAATATATACCTACCCAATCAAAATTCGGGATTAACAATACAATAACAGCGGCACAACATAAGGAAGGTGATTTATCGTGACAGAGAGCAGTGATTACACTGAATATACGGACTATTCAGCGTATTCGGAGTACACGGACTATCCACGCAAAAAAATCTGCTTTGCCATATTGGTGCATAATCGAAGTGAAGTGATCATCGATTTATTAGACAACATCCGTTGCTACTGTCCTAACAGTTCTGTCGTCTTGTACAACGGTGGAGATGACCCGGAATTATGTAATGGACTCGGATATCCGGTATGCCCAACCAGCAGAAAATTAGATTACGGGGTAACCGCAATATATATGCTTGAAGTGATGGAATGGCTCGAGGACATTGATTATTCCTACGATGTACTGATCAATCTGGATTCTGATGTTTTGTTTGCCAGAGAAGGCTTTGAGCAGTTCATTCTTAACGAGATGAAAGACAAGGAGTACATGGGTGTCGGTACGAAAATACCGGATGATGATTTTTATTGCTTATTACAACTTAGACAGGAAATCGATCAATGGATCCCCCTGCTGGGAAACGAACCTTATAGGGAGTCTTTTAACGTAGGGCAGGTATACAGCAGGAAAGTGGTCCTTCGTTTTTTACATGATGACCAGTATGAATTGTTAAAAAGCAACCTCCATGATACAAAGTCCTTCGGAGTAGATGAGATTGTCTTTGTTACGATGGTTGAACGGCTGGGCTATTCATTGCATGCTTACCGGGAGGATGTTGCATCAACCATTCGTTACCGGCCGCACTTTCCGCTTGATGAGGTGGTCAGCCTTGTGAATTTCCAACCTGAAAGTTCCCTCATTCATCCGGTCCATCGTAAGCTTAAGGATGAAGCAAGAAGCTTTATCCGGGAGGCCATGAAACGGAAAATCCAGCTCAGTCCCGACTATCAAGAACGATTTATGGAAGAGTATCTCGGCGAAATGCCTTATCTCATCCGCAGAAGCAAGTATTATGGCAAAAAAATAGAATGGCTTGCCGCCTCAGAGGACAAAGGGCTGCTTTACTGGAGGGAAAATCAATCAGGCAGAACTAAAGATATCTTGTTTGGCCCCTATGCATTCGGAAGCGAAAAGATTGAAGCATTAACAGCGCTTGAGAGCAGATTCGGCAATCTTGAAGCGGTATGCCGAACCGGTAACCAGCTTGTACATTATTGGAGAGATGAGCATACCGGGGAATGGTCGCCATCCGAACCATTTGCGGAAGGTGTCACGGGAATGCCCGCTTTTCTGGAGAGCAGCTACGGAAATTTCGAGGTGATTGCTCCGCTTGAGCAGGGGGGTCTTGGTCATTGGTGGAGAAACAACGACGATCCCATGCTTCCATGGTTTGGCCCGATCGTATTCGGTACGGAGCAGTATGACGAAGTGATTTTAGTAGAGAACAATGAGAAACAATTGACGGCAATTTCATGTAAAGAAGGCAAGTATCAATACTACGTTAGGGACGACCACAACAGCTGGGCGTGGTATGGACCTTACGATTAAGAGGTTGAGGACCGATGAGCATCCTGGCTGTGCAATACATTAGACCTATGGATGATGGATGGACACTTCCGCATCTGTTCAAGTGCGAGGACGGTCAAACCTATGTTGTCAAATTCATTAATAATCGTTCCGGTTCTGGTATATTGGCCAACGAGCTGATTGCTTATCGTCTCGGGAATTGGCTTGGATTGCCGATTCCACCCTATCGCATAATTCAGATAACACGGGATCTTGTGGATATGTTCCCTGTTCTGAAAAGCATGGAAATCCCTGCAGGCCTGCACCTAGGCAGCTTATACTATGAACAAGGGACGACCTTGCTGGACGAAGTCAATTTGGCATTATGCAAAAATCTACATCACGCAGCCGGGATGATTGTATTTGATCATTGGATCAATAATTGGGACCGGCATGTCGCAGAGTCCAATCTATTATATATACCGGACCAACAAAAGATTCAATTGATTGATCACTCCGATGCTTTTTTCGGACCGTATTGGGATAAAGAAGAGTTTATGGATGACCGTGATAAAATGGATGTATTCTGGGGTCCTTTATATGAAATGTTTGTTCCTTTTATTGATAGCCCGGACCCGTTCGGCCATTATGTATCGTTAGTCGAAAAGATCAGCAAGAAAGCGGTGATTCAAGCGGTACAGGGGCTCCCAAAACAGTGGAATATCTCCCGGGAAGATGTGACTGAATTGATTGATTTCTTAATGTGCAGGAGGAACCTCGTTCGGAGTGCTTTGGAGGAATTAAGGGACTATTTTCCGATCTGGAGGGAGAAGGGTTAAGGTTGATTTAACGCACCTCCATTTTAGCATGACGAGGTGATTCTTTATGTTTCACCAGCTGCTGCAAGCCGCTTCGGAACAATATGGGATCGTATTCTACGAATCTGAAATTCTTCATAAAACGGGGCGAACGCTGGTCCTGGCCTTGAAATCTCCACAGGGTGATTATATTCTGAAAAGTATATTTACCAGTGAAACACGCCTTCAGTTTATTTTGGAAGCCGAATATTTCCTGCGGCTGCGGGGAATTCATATACCCGAGATCTTTCCTACTCTCACAGGTACGCGTTATTTTCTGTGGGAAGGGGACCGTTATGTCCTGCAAGAAAAATTGCGGGGGACTCCGTTTCCTCCAACAACAATTGAGGCCGTGACTCGCAGGGCAGCCCTTCTGGGAAGGATGCATTCCTCTTCGCTAGGCTTCCTTTCGAACCATGGACCATACGGTCCTGAGGAAAGGTTGTGGCTAAGTACTTATCTAAGAGAATTATCCTCTTTGAAGCATTGGGTACACTGGTATCAAAACTCTAGAGCATCCAAAAAAAAGATGATCTTGTCCCATATCGATTTTTTTCAGCAAACAGGTCGGGAGCTCGTTGAACGGCTTGAGCGGCATGCCTTTTTTAAAAGCTGGATCGACGCTCCTCTTCAAAAGCATTTTTTGTGTCACGGCGATTTTCACAGCGAAAATGTCCTGACGGTGGGATCAAGTCTCTATATTATCGACTTTGAATTCATCCGTTATGACTATCCCTCCAAAGATATAGCCCGTTTTCTGCAAGGAATAATGAACCGGCGAAAAGGTTGGGACCCTGTTTGGTTTGATCATCTTCTGAATGCTTATCTCCGGGAAAATCCTTTGAATGATGACCAATTGGACCTAATGTATTTCGACTTAGCTTTTCCTCATAGCTTTTACCGCTTTGTTGATAAAGGCGGATACAGGAATATGTCCTTGGATGATGTGGCAGCTTATTTACAAAGAGAGTATGATAAAACCGTTTATTTCCTGCAGCAAACAAAACGTTAGTCTGAGCAGCAGCTCCGAATCACGGATTGAGAAGCGGGCGCTGATGAAGCTGTATCATGAGTTCTAAAGGTGAAAGCGGAGGGAGAGGAAAGTGCAGCTTGTCATTGGCAGGCTGTTTTTTCGCTGTTTTCCAGATGCATGATTGAAATGCGATATCCGGACTAGTGTTAAATATAATGACATTAAATAAAAAAACAATTGCAAGTACATAGTTATGAATGTATTATAAATATATAAAAAATATCGAAAACGTTTTAGATATGTGGGGTGCGTTATTATAGTTAACATAAGAGATATCGCCAAAGCGGCTGGAGTTTCCGTATCTACCGTCTCTAAAGCATTGAACGGCTATTCGGATGTTAAGAGCAAGACAAGGGAGATGATCCTCGATGTTGCCAAGGAAATGGATTATTTGCCCAATGTAATGGCCAGAGGGCTCATTACGAAGAAATCGAATACGATTGGAATCTTTTTCGGGGATAGGCAAAACTCGGGGTTCGACAATCCATTCTTCAGTGAGCTGATCCGTTCGATAAAAGATGTGGCCGGTGCGGAGGGTTATGATATCCTCATCTTTGCCAACCAGAAGCGAAATACATCCAGCTATAAGACCATCTGCTATGAAAAGGGTGTTGATGGCGTCATCCTGATTCTCACCGGCGACCAGCGTACGGATGAAAACATCCGGGAACTGCATGAGAGTCTGCCGACCGTTTATATAGACAGCGTATCCTATCAATACAACAATGTTAACTTCGTAGAAACGGAAAATGTGAATGCCTCATTCCAGGCGGTGGAACATCTGATTCAACTGGGTCATACGAGAATTTTGAAGATGGCGGGAGACCAGGTTGCCAAGGCGTCGTACGACCGGATCGAAGGTTACAAGCAGGCACTGAACAAGCATGGGCTTGAAGTAGATAACGATTTGATCTTATACGGGGAGTTCTCCAGGGACAAAGCCTATCAGTTAACAAAACGTTTCTTCTCAAAACCAAGCGGGGTCACTGCCGTATTCTCATCCAGCGATATGATGGCTTTCGGAATCATTGACGCTTTGAAGGATCTAGGGTTCAGGGTTCCTGAAGATATTGCTGTCATAGGCTTTGACGATATAGACGAATCCAAAGACTATCAGCCTCCATTGACAACCGTCCACCAACAACGTTTTACAATGGGGGAAACTGCGGCAAAAATGCTTCTTCAGCTGATCGACAGCCAAGACGGAATTACCCGGCATGCCACGATTCCAGCGAGACTTGTGATCAGAGAAAGCAGCGGAACGAAACGAGAGGGCTGACGCCTTCGTTTCAATTTTTATCTAAAACGTTTTAGGGAATGGTTGGACCGAATAAGGAGCTATCTCGCCAAATTCTCCGCTTTTTATTCGTTCAAATATAAAAGAGCAGATGGAACTGCCAATTCATTTGAGAAACAAAGGGAGTGATATGGTAAAAAAATCCTATAGCTTTTCCTTTTTTCGGAAAACGTTTTAGAAAAACACACTGGCAAATATGAGGAGGAGAGAATACCATGCAAAAAATGAAGGTATTGGTGCTGGTTTTCGTAATGGCAGTCATGACGATCTTGGCGGGATGCGGAGGGGAAAGCTCCGGTTCCGGCACTTCCCAGAATAATCAGGGTGGAGATAGTGCAGCGGCATCTTCCGCCGAACCGACCGAATTAACCGTCATTAACCAGGACCGTTGGGCTCCTTATGTGGAAAAAGCGGTGAAAATCTGGAACGAGGAACATCCCGATAAGCAAGTGAAGCTCAATCAGCTTGTCTTGGGCTATCCGCAATTGCGCCAAAAAATTACAACCGCAGCCGCAGCCGGACAAGCTCCCGACTTTTCCCTGATTGACTCGGTATGGGTGGCGGAGTTTGCGGACGCCGGATACCTTAAACCGCTCGATTCGATAGATCCTGAATGGGTTGAAAATGATTTTAAGAAAGACTTCTATCCTGTATTCGTCAATGGGGACTCCTATGAAGGAAAGCCTTATGCAATCCGTTCGCAAACAGATATGGCTCTAATCTGGTTCCGCAAGGATTGGTTCAGCCAAGAGGGCATTCAGCCGCCGAAGACCTGGGACGAATTGATGGCTGCAGCGAAGCATTTTTCGCAAAAGGACGTTCAGGCCAAATACGGGAACTCTCAAGGCATTGCTTTTCCTGGGGGTATGAAAGCCGGAGAAACGACGACAAGTCTGTTAATGCCCTTCTTCTGGTCCAGCGGCGCGGATGTCTTCAAGGACGGGAAAGTGGTATTAAACAGTCCGGAGTCGAAGGCGGCGGTCCAATTCCTGACTGATCTTGTGGGTGAAAAGGCGTCTACCAAGGAAGTGATTTCCTATGAATGGGATCGGGCGACGAAGTTGCTTGCAACGGGAAAAGTAGCTTTGTCCGTAGGGGGCAGCTACGAATACGCGATGATCAAGAACACGACCGGGTGGAGCGATGACGAAATGAAAGAAAAGCTTGGTTTCGTGCCTATTCCGGCCGGCGGCAGCGGGAAAGTAGCGACATCTGCGGGCGGCATGGACTATGTCATTTATGAGCAGGCTAAGCAGCCGGAACTCGCCATGGAGATTTTGAAAATTGTAACCGGCCCTGAACTGATGAAAGAGTTCGTAGTGGACACGGCACAGAATTCTCCGCGGATTTCGGTAACCGAAGGTCTGGACAAAGACAAGGACTGGTTCCTCGCTGAAACGGGCAAGTTCCTGTATGACGCGAATGTCCGTCCGGTGATTCCGGAATATGCCAAGGTATCGGAACAAATCCAGAAGATGATCGAGAGCTCGGTATCCGGCAAAACGCCTGCCGATCAGGCGGTAACGGAAGCGGCTAAGGCGATCAGCGATGTTACAGGACTTCCTCAGCAATAACTTGCAGCAGTAAGGGGGATGTCTTCATCCCCTACTCTTTTTAAAAAGGTGGTGGCATATGTGGGACAGTCGCTGATCACAGCGATCCGGGATAACACCGGTTCAACCAGATCCAGATTCAGCAAGAAATGGGCCAAAACCATCCCCTTCTTGCTGATGCTTCCCGCGCTTGCGGTGATGGGACTTTTCGCTCTGTTTCCGGTCATCAACGCATTTCGGCTCAGTTTATTTGATAAGCAGCTTCTGAATCCGGGGGAAACGTTCGTCGGGTTGGATCATTATTCACAGCTGTTCTCAAACGGAGAATTTATCAATGCCTTGAAGGTTTCCGTCATCTATGTGGCTGGCTCGGTCGCGCTGCAATTTCTCGTGGGGCTTGCGCTGGCTGCACTGCTTTCCGCTCAGGGCGTCAAGGGGAAAAGATTTTTTCGGACGGCGTTTATTGTTCCCTATACGCTTTCCGAATTGGTTGTGTCGCTAATCTGGCTGCAGATACTGGACACCGAGTTCGGGATTATCAATTATTTCGCCACTCTGCTTGGCGCTGATCCGCAGAACTGGCTCTTTGACTTCGCGCTTCCCGCCGTTATTGTAGCGAATGTCTGGTGGGGAAGCACCTTCTCCCTGCTGATGCTGGAATCGGCGATGCAGGGCATTCCCAAGGAGCTTTATGAAGCGGCGGAAGTGGACGGCTGCACATCTTGGGGCAAATTTATTCATATCACGCTGCCATCCATACGCTATGTGTCGCTTTTGAACATGATCATGATTACCTTGTACACCATTAACTCCTTCGGGATTATCTTTGTCCTTACGGCGGGTGGACCGCTTGGAAGTACGGATGTGATCGGAATGTTTATGTGGCGAAGTGCGTTCCAATTCATGGACCTCGGGCTCGGCGCAACCATTTCGACTTTGATCTTTGTTGTCAATATTCTGATTACTTTGGTATATATCCGGTTGTTCGGCTTGAACACGCTGAAGGAAGGTGCGTAACAAGATGACAAACCGAAAGAAAGCACTCGGAATCTATATCTTGATGAGCGCTGCGGCGATCGTCATTGCCTTTCCTGTTCTTTGGATGTTCGTCATGTCCGTGAAGCCGGCCGATGAGTTGTACCGGTTTCCTCCCACGATTTTGCCGGACAAATGGGAATTCGCCAACTATACCAAGGCGTTATTTGAAGCGGGTATCGATAATGGATTGATCAACAGCCTGATCCTGGCCGTAGGTACGCTGGCTCTAAGCGTCACATTGAGCTTTCCGGCCGCTTACGCACTCGCGAAATACGAATTTAAAGGGAAGACGATTCTTCTGCTGGCCATCCTGGCCACCCAGTTGATTCCCGGTATGGCGGCGATTGTGCCTTTATTCGATATTTTGCAGCGAATGCATCTGGTGAATACTTACAGCGGCTTGATTCTCATTTATACCGCAAGAACGCTGCCGCTTAACATTTGGATTTTAAAAGGCTTTTTCCAGTCCATTCCGAATGAATTAATCGAATCTTCGATGGTGGACGGCAGCTCGAAAATCGCTTCCCTTTATCGCGTCGCACTGCCGCTGGCTCTGCCTGGCATCGGGGCCGCTGCCATGTTTACGTTTATGCAGACCTGGATCGACTTCATCCTGCCGTTAACGATGCTGTTTAATGAGGACAAGTTTCCTTTCAGCGTTATGCTGTACAAGTTTGTCGGTGATCCGATCATGGGGACCAATTACGGCGTCCTGTTCGCCGCTGCCGCTCTCGGTACTATACCGACTTTACTGATCTTTGCTCTGCTTCAGCGCTTCTTCGTTCAGGGGCTTACAGCCGGGGGCGTTAAAGGCTAATCATTTGAAATTGTGAAAAGGACGGAGGAATGAATATGACGGAGCTGACAATCGCGATTGCACAGATGGACAGCAAAATTATGGATAAGGAATATAATCTGCAAAAGGCGGAAGCCTTATTGGATCAAACAGAGGGCAAAGCGGACGTCATTTGTTACCCGGAGCTTTTTACGACCGGCTACAATTTCGATTTGATCGGAGATGCCTTTTACGAGTTGGCGGAAACGATCCCGGGTCCGACCGTCGAGCGGTTGGCTAAAAAAGCGGGAACCTATGGAACGGCGGTAATCGGAACGATCGTGGAAAAGGACGGGAACCAGGAAGGCGTGCTCTATGATACAACTTTTGTCATCAATGAAAAGGGCGAATATATCGGGAAGTATCGAAAAGCGCATCTGTATCCGACAGAGCATCAATATTTCCGCAGCGGTTCGGATTTTCCCATATTTGAGATTTGCGGGGTAAAAACAGGCATTGCCATCTGCTATGATCATGCATTTGGAGAAATGTTCAGGGTGTTGGCCTTGAAAGGAGCCCAGGTTATCTTTATCCCTTCGGTCATCCCAAAAGACTTCGAATACCTGCTGGATTTGCGAACGAGAGCCCGTGCCCAGGACAATCAAATCTTCACGGTAGCCGTTAACCGGGTAGGCTCGGAAGCAGGTATTGTCTATTGCGGAAACAGTAAGATCGTCAATCCGCGGGGCGACGTGATCTGCGAAGCCGGCGATGAGGAAGAAGTAGTGTCAGCCACGATCGATCTTTGCGAAATCGCAAGAGAGCGGAAGCAGGAGATGAGCTTGCGCAGCAGAAGACCGGAACTGTACGGAATATTGGCACAGCAAGCATAATTGAATGCGGTAATAATGGAGGAGTTCCTTTGTCTATTTCATCCCTTGAGTTCATGCGTTTACTAGATACACAAAACCGCAAGCCTCTGGATGTGGGATGCGGGCAGCTGTCCGCGAGCATCGGAGAGGACGGTTGCATCCGTTCGGTTAATCACGTCCATCCGCGACATGGATTTATCACACTGGAATCGGCAGAACCATTTCCAAACGATAAATGGTACGACAGTGAATACGTTCGTCTATATCGCAGACGTTTAATAGATCAACCGCGCATTTCAGAAGGAACAGCAGGATTCGGAATTCTGCCGAAGGGTTCAGATTGGAAGCAAGAGTTTTTTTTGGTCCTGAATCATTTCCCGCTCATCCGGTTCAAAAGGCAAAACATTGAAATCGATGCGTTATTTATCCCTTTTCACCAGGATGGGAAGAGCGGCATTATTGAGCAGTTAACAGTTACCAATTGCGGCGACAAACCGGAGTCCGTTCCATTAACGGTTGGCGGCACCCTCAGCCTTCACCGGTGCAGCTATGGACAATTGACGGAAGGCGGCCCGATCCCGATTCCGCCAACTGATCTTGCAGTTACGGCCACTGACAACCGCCTGACAATTGCCAATCTGAATCTGCCGGCCAAAGCGAGCCTGTATTTCTTTAACGGGTCAGACCCGCTGGAATTGCAGCCGATGGAGAAAACAACGAACCGCCCGGTAACCTATTTACATGAAACGGAAATCCATTTGGAACATGGAGAAAGCCGCGAGCTAATAATGGTCTGCCGGATTTCCGCGGAAGAGGAAGAAACGGCTTTCAGCCTTGACGAGCTGCAGGATTGGAAAGAGAAGGCCTTGAAAGAAGCGCCGATACTAAACCGGGAGGGTCCCTCCTCGGAGGAACAGTTCATCCTTCAGAGGAATATCGATTATATTTTGACCTGCTGCTCCATCCCGGTGGGCGAAGATACAGTATGCATCATTACCGATCATCAACTCCTGCCCTTGTCATGGAACCGGGATTCCTATTATATGATACGGCTGCTGCTGGATTCGGAGCGGCGTGCACAATGTATCTATGGGGCATCCTACGTACCCGCATTCAAAAATCAGGTGCAGCGAACTGTCAAGGGTCATTTATTATGGATGTTCGAAAAAGCCGTTCGACCAAGCGGCTACTGGGGCAGGGCCTATCTTACCAACGGATTCTGCAAGGACAATGTGTTTCAGTTGGATCAGCAGTGCTACCCCCTGCTTGAGCTTTGCGAATATTACGACAGATTTGGAGATCACCAAACGGTTGCAAGAATTCTGCCCAAGGTTAACGAAATACTTAATATGATCATGGAATACAAGGATACGGAACGATGGCTATTTCAAACCGGGGAAACGCCGGCGGATGATGAAGTCACATACCCTTATCATTTTTCAAGCCAGGTGTTGGTATGGCATACGCTGACATCTCTGGCGAAACTGAATGAAACTTTTTCTTTTACGAGCCTCGAATTGCTGGAAATGGCCCGGCTCGTCAAACGCGATATTCTGGATTGCTTTGTTACGCTCCATGGAGACAGGGAACTGTTTGCCTATCTTTCCGACTTGAAGGGAAGCTTTCAGCTTTACCATGATGCGAACGATCTTCCAACGGTTTATGCTCCTATCTGGGGATTCTGTAATTCGAATGACCCGAGATGGATGAATACGATGGAGTTTGCTTTTTCAAAGGAGAATAAGGGAGGCTTTTACGACGGAAAATTTGGCGGACTCGGTTCCGTACATACACCTCATCCCTGGCCGCTCGGAGACGGACAAGAGCTTCTGTACAGCTTGCTGATCGGGGACGTCAAGCGTGAGCAACAGGTTCAGCGCAAATTGGCGAAGATCGTCCAGTGGGACGGACTTTTTCCAGAAGCAGTAAACGAGCATACGGGGGATGTTGAATCAAGGCATTGGTTTTCATGGCCGGGTGCATTTATATCTTCCGTGTTCATTCAATCACTTGGCGAGTGAAAATCCGCTTTTACGTAAGCAATTAAGACGACGAGGTAGATAGTTGGAGGTGGAAGTGCTGTAAGGCATGGAGCTGACGACCGTTAAGCCCTCCAGCGCCGATGGTACTTGGACCGAAGGGTCCGGGGAGAGTAGGACGCCGCCAAGCACATGAACCACTGCTGAGATTTCAGCAGTGGTTTTTTATGCTTACAGGAGATTTTTGATTTGATTATTTATACTTACCCAAGCCGCTTTTTTGTCTTGACTGACGCGGCAAGCTCAGTCTCCGCCCCCACCGCCGCCGCAGTCTCCTCCGCCTCCGGCATCTCCGCCGAAGCTGTGTCCTCCGTGGGAATGGCCGCCAAAGCCGCCGAAATCATGCGAGCCTCCGTGATGTTCATGATGCTGGCCTCCGCCGTCGGAATCGCCGTGATGGTGATGATTTCGTTCATGGGAATGGGAATCACTGTGGGAGCTGCCGGTCAGGTCGGGGTTGGACAGCATAAACAGGGAAGGATCATATTCGGTGTCGTTCCGGGTTTTGCCGGGAGGCTTGCCGTGTCCGTCTCTTCGGATCATGCCGC from Paenibacillus sophorae encodes:
- a CDS encoding glycosyltransferase, whose translation is MYTQKPIVQYVVNAQPPKQVVWFNKEESNYSMETRYSVSDLRILMVLDQFNIGGTETHVLTCVRELLRNGIHVVVAGKRGEMCDAFAALGCPVYEINFVTNEHIVNDADEQKIISQLKQIMNTEGITVVHIHQIPSGSFAAKAADQLCIPRLWTLHMLLPFTFHEIELIRSSAAVVCVSPSIVKQLPVKEMPVQLIPNGIDTVQFNYRSLIQSDLREELGIPKGAPVIMYAGRLSWEKADICRDIIEACRRLKVEHYPNLNLLVTGEGRHSEGIKSLVDVIHKEMKGKFIHLLGNTLNMSSYYSICDVFVGTGRAALEALACCRPVVAVGVKGFVGLVHPGNYRSAWETWFGDHHADEAWTVEKLKADIKRALDMPIQEKMETGWVNRNLVKEQFNFTRTTDMLINVYTNILKDRYAPYEVE
- a CDS encoding glycosyltransferase family 2 protein, with the translated sequence MSLARIDQLVSIVIPCFNTESYIEDCLDHLYEQTYPNIEIIIVDDASTDRSADRTLLWQARRRFPRFTLLQLPRNVGFSGSLTTGLFMASGEYIAIHDADDYSHPDRISKQVEFLMNHPQISLVGTNYMAFEESDMLKQTPSNWLSYGEDIPKRYAIGEHCVSHPTILFRGSVFDRLGGLSRNMNGAEDYEFIAKCVSHGIRVENLRETLYYYRSHPAQRSREFYSE
- a CDS encoding HipA family kinase yields the protein MSILAVQYIRPMDDGWTLPHLFKCEDGQTYVVKFINNRSGSGILANELIAYRLGNWLGLPIPPYRIIQITRDLVDMFPVLKSMEIPAGLHLGSLYYEQGTTLLDEVNLALCKNLHHAAGMIVFDHWINNWDRHVAESNLLYIPDQQKIQLIDHSDAFFGPYWDKEEFMDDRDKMDVFWGPLYEMFVPFIDSPDPFGHYVSLVEKISKKAVIQAVQGLPKQWNISREDVTELIDFLMCRRNLVRSALEELRDYFPIWREKG
- a CDS encoding CotS family spore coat protein, producing the protein MFHQLLQAASEQYGIVFYESEILHKTGRTLVLALKSPQGDYILKSIFTSETRLQFILEAEYFLRLRGIHIPEIFPTLTGTRYFLWEGDRYVLQEKLRGTPFPPTTIEAVTRRAALLGRMHSSSLGFLSNHGPYGPEERLWLSTYLRELSSLKHWVHWYQNSRASKKKMILSHIDFFQQTGRELVERLERHAFFKSWIDAPLQKHFLCHGDFHSENVLTVGSSLYIIDFEFIRYDYPSKDIARFLQGIMNRRKGWDPVWFDHLLNAYLRENPLNDDQLDLMYFDLAFPHSFYRFVDKGGYRNMSLDDVAAYLQREYDKTVYFLQQTKR
- a CDS encoding LacI family DNA-binding transcriptional regulator yields the protein MNGYSDVKSKTREMILDVAKEMDYLPNVMARGLITKKSNTIGIFFGDRQNSGFDNPFFSELIRSIKDVAGAEGYDILIFANQKRNTSSYKTICYEKGVDGVILILTGDQRTDENIRELHESLPTVYIDSVSYQYNNVNFVETENVNASFQAVEHLIQLGHTRILKMAGDQVAKASYDRIEGYKQALNKHGLEVDNDLILYGEFSRDKAYQLTKRFFSKPSGVTAVFSSSDMMAFGIIDALKDLGFRVPEDIAVIGFDDIDESKDYQPPLTTVHQQRFTMGETAAKMLLQLIDSQDGITRHATIPARLVIRESSGTKREG
- a CDS encoding extracellular solute-binding protein produces the protein MQKMKVLVLVFVMAVMTILAGCGGESSGSGTSQNNQGGDSAAASSAEPTELTVINQDRWAPYVEKAVKIWNEEHPDKQVKLNQLVLGYPQLRQKITTAAAAGQAPDFSLIDSVWVAEFADAGYLKPLDSIDPEWVENDFKKDFYPVFVNGDSYEGKPYAIRSQTDMALIWFRKDWFSQEGIQPPKTWDELMAAAKHFSQKDVQAKYGNSQGIAFPGGMKAGETTTSLLMPFFWSSGADVFKDGKVVLNSPESKAAVQFLTDLVGEKASTKEVISYEWDRATKLLATGKVALSVGGSYEYAMIKNTTGWSDDEMKEKLGFVPIPAGGSGKVATSAGGMDYVIYEQAKQPELAMEILKIVTGPELMKEFVVDTAQNSPRISVTEGLDKDKDWFLAETGKFLYDANVRPVIPEYAKVSEQIQKMIESSVSGKTPADQAVTEAAKAISDVTGLPQQ
- a CDS encoding carbohydrate ABC transporter permease produces the protein MGQSLITAIRDNTGSTRSRFSKKWAKTIPFLLMLPALAVMGLFALFPVINAFRLSLFDKQLLNPGETFVGLDHYSQLFSNGEFINALKVSVIYVAGSVALQFLVGLALAALLSAQGVKGKRFFRTAFIVPYTLSELVVSLIWLQILDTEFGIINYFATLLGADPQNWLFDFALPAVIVANVWWGSTFSLLMLESAMQGIPKELYEAAEVDGCTSWGKFIHITLPSIRYVSLLNMIMITLYTINSFGIIFVLTAGGPLGSTDVIGMFMWRSAFQFMDLGLGATISTLIFVVNILITLVYIRLFGLNTLKEGA